The Juglans regia cultivar Chandler chromosome 2, Walnut 2.0, whole genome shotgun sequence genome includes a window with the following:
- the LOC108991488 gene encoding probable disease resistance protein At5g45490, giving the protein MGAEKNQETPEVSNTKESSEKTKESSEKTKGPPDQVASDHSQDDGEKEISTSSGLKVHGFENEMISLEKMLKRRQSEDEFKAIGIVGELGVGKSTLCRALLNKNEVKTSFLPRIWVRMPKKSEAENSEEAVVKRMLKCLGVDEEIIKSISVDNGSTLDDKERLNALLYALHLQLNGKKYLIVLDDVWKNDEWYGDLSAAINRSYDWNKRLAYGLPKGNGGTVIVTSRIKEVAKMMVGKEENIHNLLPLWNQESCWSIFTDTVERKKQVLNLKGQEDLAKKDLFEKCGGLPLAAKMLGKTMAEKLKEKPPQVPVAERSETHDDQASGEGTGHVGDPERSETQDDKASGEGTGPVGDLQRSKTH; this is encoded by the exons ATGGGTGCGGAGAAGAATCAGGAGACCCCTGAAGTGAGCAATACGAAGGAGTCCTCAGAGAAGACGAAGGAGTCCTCAGAGAAGACGAAGGGTCCTCCAGATCAAGTGGCTTCTGATCATTCGCAGGATGACGGCGAGAAAGAAATCTCAACCTCGTCCGGTCTAAAGGTTCATGGGTtcgaaaatgaaatgatttctcTGGAAAAAATGCTTAAACGGCGACAAAGTGAGGATGAGTTCAAGGCAATTGGGATCGTCGGTGAGCTAGGTGTCGGAAAATCAACTCTTTGCCGAGCGCTTCTCAACAAGAATGAGGTCAAAACCAGCTTCCTTCCCAGGATTTGGGTACGCATGCCCAAGAAAAGTGAAGCAGAGAACTCAGAGGAAGCAGTCGTTAAAAGAATGTTGAAGTGTCTTGGAGTTGACGAGGAGATCATTAAGAGCATCAGCGTGGATAATGGAAGCACCCTCGATGATAAGGAACGCCTCAATGCTTTACTCTATGCTCTGCATCTCCAACTGAATGGTAAGAAGTATCTCATCGTACTTGATGATGTTTGGAAAAATGATGAATGGTACGGAGATTTGAGTGCCGCAATAAATCGTAGCTATGATTGGAATAAACGTCTTGCATATGGATTGCCAAAAGGAAACGGGGGAACGGTGATTGTCACGAGCAGGATTAAGGAGGTAGCGAAGATGATGGTTGGGAAGGAAGAAAACATACATAACCTTCTGCCACTTTGGAACCAAGAGAGCTGCTGGTCAATATTCACAGACACGGTCGAGAGAAAGAAACAGGTGTTGAACTTAAAGGGTCAAGAAGATTTAGCAAAGAAGGATCTTTTCGAAAAGTGTGGTGGCCTTCCACTCGCAGCAAAGATGTTGGGGAAAACTATGGCGGAAAAGCTGAAAGAAAAACCCCCCCAAGTTCCTGTTGCCGAAAGAAGCGAGACCCACGACGACCAAGCGTCCGGAGAAGGCACAGGTCATGTTGGTGATCCCGAAAGAAGCGAGACCCAAGACGACAAAGCGTCCGGAGAAGGCACAGGTCCTGTTGGTGAT CTCCAAAGAAGCAAGACCCACTAA
- the LOC108991460 gene encoding transcription factor MYB98-like, which yields MELETKLRENLASQALLLSDNHLKPYMKDEFSFGTPSKGFLQDFQSLNRFHTKGSSSNPSFGVQTECYGSLINNFTYGCSTDFDDIHNYCKPFADSGGNGHVMDNFHSGGYLNIPQRNPPYDTMGTDQGYMIFTTWQDIKPINFVVPDEVSCITAENGYNKKVGMNKNIALPETMRAYRGPRKCNVAKGQWTTEEDRLLIELVQQYGVRKWSHIAQMLPGKIGKQCRERWHNHLRPDIKKDAWSEEEDKVLIHAHAEIGNRWAEIAKRLPGRTENSIKNHWNATKRRQYSKRKCRSKYPRASLLQEYIKSLNLDSNTAKNWRKPSASNATTTNDTTLKAPVLQPELSSDNLDYDFCFDENMCQEGCSIDSLLDANTPCAPVVDVKDFDGKMPCAPVFDDNDFDMDIPALDMSPVIECESKKGLDLVETISQITKLAIEHWRKVLLVNVKVQVQADQKII from the exons ATGGAGCTTGAAACTAAACTGAGGGAAAATCTTGCTTCACAAGCACTGCTTTTGTCTGATAATCACTTGAAGCCATACATGAAAGATGAATTTTCCTTTGGAACTCCATCAAAAGGTTTCCTGCAAGATTTTCAGTCTCTCAATCGGTTTCATACAAAAGGGTCTTCATCAAATCCCAGTTTTGGGGTCCAAACTGAGTGTTACGGTTcattaattaacaatttcaCTTATGGGTGCTCAACAGATTTCGATGATATTCATAATTACTGTAAGCCATTCGCAGACAGTGGTGGGAATGGTCATGTTATGGACAATTTCCATAGTGGAGGATACTTGAATATCCCTCAGAGAAATCCCCCTTATGATACTATGGGAACAGATCAAGGTTACATGATCTTCACTACTTGGCAAGACATAAAACCTATCAATTTTGTGGTACCAGATGAAGTCTCATGCATAACAGCAGAAAATGGGTACAACAAAAAAGTTGGCATGAATAAGAATATTGCATTGCCAGAAACTATGAGGGCATACAGAGGTCCTAGAAAGTGTAATGTTGCAAAGGGGCAATGGACTACTGAAGAAGACAG GCTCTTGATTGAACTGGTTCAGCAGTATGGGGTGAGAAAATGGTCGCATATTGCTCAAATGTTGCCTGGGAAGATAGGAAAGCAGTGTAGAGAGAGATGGCACAACCATCTTAGGCCTGATATCAAg AAGGATGCGTGGAGTGAAGAGGAGGACAAGGTACTCATTCACGCCCATGCAGAGATAGGAAACAGATGGGCTGAAATTGCAAAGAGGTTGCCTGGAAGAACAGAAAACTCCATCAAGAACCATTGGAATGCAACCAAAAGAAGGCAATACTCGAAACGAAAATGTCGTTCAAAATACCCCAGAGCGTCCCTTCTACAAGAATACATCAAGAGCTTGAACTTGGACTCAAACACTGCAAAAAATTGGAGAAAACCTTCGGCTAGTAATGCTACAACAACCAATGATACCACCCTCAAAGCACCAGTTCTTCAGCCGGAGCTCAGCTCCGACAATTTGGactatgatttttgttttgatgaaaaCATGTGTCAAGAGGGCTGTAGCATTGATTCACTTCTCGATGCAAACACGCCCTGTGCTCCTGTTGTTGATGTGAAAGATTTTGATGGGAAAATGCCTTGTGCTCCAGTCTTCGATGATAATGACTTTGATATGGACATTCCAGCACTGGATATGAGTCCAGTAATAGAATGTGAATCGAAGAAGGGGCTGGATTTGGTGGAGACGATCTCTCAA ATCACAAAACTAGCAATTGAACATTGGAGAAAAGTCCTCCTGGTGAACGTGAAAGTACAAGTACAAGCAGATCAAAAGATAATTTAA
- the LOC108991482 gene encoding GDSL esterase/lipase At5g62930 isoform X1 — protein sequence MRPQIVLFGDSITQQSFRSGGWGAALADTYSRKADIINRGYGGYNTRWALFLLHHLFPLLPLQVSTKPPVAATVFFGANDAALLGRSSERQRVPIEEYKENLRKIVRHLKECSPTVLIVLITPPPVDEAGRKEYAQSVYGEKADELPERTNEVTRLYAEQCIELAKEMGLCSVDLWSKMQEIEGWQKKFLSDGLHLTPEGNAVVHQEVVRVFNEAWLSAAEMPYDFPHHSEIDGKNPEKAFQQQCL from the exons ATGAGGCCCCAGATCGTGCTGTTTGGAGATTCGATAACGCAACAGTCGTTTAGATCAGGTGGATGGGGAGCTGCTCTTGCTGACACTTACTCTCGCAAG GCTGATATAATAAATCGTGGGTATGGTGGATACAATACCAGATGGGCTTTGTTCTTGCTGCatcatcttttccctttg CTTCCTCTGCAGGTCTCTACAAAACCTCCTGTTGCCGCAACAGTTTTCTTTGGGGCTAATGATGCAGCTCTTTTGGGGAGATCGAGCGAACGACAACGTGTTCCCATTGAAGAGTACAAGGAGAATCTCAGAAAAATTGTTCGTCATTTGAAG GAATGCTCCCCCACTGTGCTAATTGTGCTGATCACTCCACCACCAGTTGATGAGGCTGGGCGTAAAGAATATGCTCA ATCTGTATATGGAGAGAAAGCTGATGAACTGCCTGAAAGGACAAACGAAGTGACAAGGCTATATGCCGAGCAGTGCATTGAGCTGGCAAAGGAAATGGGTCTCTGCTCTGTTGATCTATGGTCAAAAATGCAGGAAATAGAGGGTTGGCAGAAGAAATTCCTAAG TGATGGGTTGCATCTGACACCAGAAGGCAATGCAGTAGTACACCAAGAGGTTGTGAGAGTTTTCAATGAAGCATGGCTTTCTGCTGCAGAAATGCCATATGACTTTCCTCACCACTCGGAAATCGATGGAAAGAATCCTGAGAAAGCGTTCCAGCAACAATGCTTATGA
- the LOC108991482 gene encoding GDSL esterase/lipase At5g62930 isoform X2 has product MRPQIVLFGDSITQQSFRSGGWGAALADTYSRKADIINRGYGGYNTRWALFLLHHLFPLVSTKPPVAATVFFGANDAALLGRSSERQRVPIEEYKENLRKIVRHLKECSPTVLIVLITPPPVDEAGRKEYAQSVYGEKADELPERTNEVTRLYAEQCIELAKEMGLCSVDLWSKMQEIEGWQKKFLSDGLHLTPEGNAVVHQEVVRVFNEAWLSAAEMPYDFPHHSEIDGKNPEKAFQQQCL; this is encoded by the exons ATGAGGCCCCAGATCGTGCTGTTTGGAGATTCGATAACGCAACAGTCGTTTAGATCAGGTGGATGGGGAGCTGCTCTTGCTGACACTTACTCTCGCAAG GCTGATATAATAAATCGTGGGTATGGTGGATACAATACCAGATGGGCTTTGTTCTTGCTGCatcatcttttccctttg GTCTCTACAAAACCTCCTGTTGCCGCAACAGTTTTCTTTGGGGCTAATGATGCAGCTCTTTTGGGGAGATCGAGCGAACGACAACGTGTTCCCATTGAAGAGTACAAGGAGAATCTCAGAAAAATTGTTCGTCATTTGAAG GAATGCTCCCCCACTGTGCTAATTGTGCTGATCACTCCACCACCAGTTGATGAGGCTGGGCGTAAAGAATATGCTCA ATCTGTATATGGAGAGAAAGCTGATGAACTGCCTGAAAGGACAAACGAAGTGACAAGGCTATATGCCGAGCAGTGCATTGAGCTGGCAAAGGAAATGGGTCTCTGCTCTGTTGATCTATGGTCAAAAATGCAGGAAATAGAGGGTTGGCAGAAGAAATTCCTAAG TGATGGGTTGCATCTGACACCAGAAGGCAATGCAGTAGTACACCAAGAGGTTGTGAGAGTTTTCAATGAAGCATGGCTTTCTGCTGCAGAAATGCCATATGACTTTCCTCACCACTCGGAAATCGATGGAAAGAATCCTGAGAAAGCGTTCCAGCAACAATGCTTATGA